A DNA window from Brassica napus cultivar Da-Ae chromosome C1, Da-Ae, whole genome shotgun sequence contains the following coding sequences:
- the BNAC01G16160D gene encoding uncharacterized protein BNAC01G16160D, translating into MKVMKAVKKLKFWSRKKKKHKQASSSSQPHQCYCEYSSSAVSAPLLEPTAPPLSFWFDETQRLYAPETSSASPWNTQLPQKQEETIVEIKPSSQVSDLRINQSYQQYMVPNPSVGVPIIVEAAPAKRSSGGIFGCVIELSSNVVRCFFPCFSRH; encoded by the coding sequence ATGAAGGTTATGAAAGCAGTGAAGAAGCTCAAGTTCTggtcaagaaagaagaagaaacacaagcaagcttcctcatcttctCAGCCACACCAATGCTATTGTGAGTACTCCTCCTCCGCAGTTTCAGCTCCTCTTCTTGAGCCAACAGCACCTCCTCTCTCGTTTTGGTTCGATGAAACTCAGCGTCTTTATGCGCCAGAGACATCATCAGCATCTCCTTGGAACACTCAGTTGCCTCAGAAACAAGAAGAAACCATCGTCGAGATAAAACCCTCGTCTCAAGTGTCTGATCTTCGCATCAATCAGTCTTATCAGCAGTACATGGTCCCGAATCCAAGTGTTGGTGTTCCCATCATCGTAGAAGCAGCTCCAGCCAAGAGATCATCAGGGGGAATATTCGGTTGTGTTATCGAGCTAAGCTCAAATGTAGTTCGTTGTTTCTTCCCTTGTTTTAGCCGCCATTAA